From one Gemmatimonas sp. UBA7669 genomic stretch:
- a CDS encoding hybrid sensor histidine kinase/response regulator codes for MRTLLDWIGQPGGAPIEAWRRRILAAVLLGCCVFGGLAYAVGGSIAWASGQRGVVVFDTTIYTGLLIITLRRSLPYAVRAGVVTVLPLLLGVYFLWNFGFMAAGFPWLLAFPVIASVLFGVNTSIRALAITAIVLVGIGLMIPTGRLPWTADLPSPGLMWAVSASSVFTIDLLLALSVGYLFEGLGNEVVARRAAELESDRRQRLAALGTITGGIAHDFNNLLQPIVADTEHAQRLVAEGGDPRPLLEDILHTSERARMLVRRILSFAKPPQGVRDVLEMGALVAESERLLPALLPANVSLDVQIDAPVHVAAEASELQQVLLNLVNNAAQAMPNGGVVQLRVDEAAPDRLAGTPLDGMPRIARLTVIDTGVGMDRATLARIFEPFYTTKGPQRGSGLGLSTVHATITALGGVVRAHSTPGRGTRMEVLLPALPAPDERAAHGVVSSFLEATGMGRDHQAVPRLVFVVDDEPAVLRGTARLLERSGFDVRAFGSPTDVEPALVAARPALVLTDLAMPDLNGWQVAATVDRMAPGVPVIVMTGHMDTHVEDLRQHAGVSALLPKPFTSAELDRVVRQHLRQGEP; via the coding sequence TTGCGCACCCTGCTCGATTGGATCGGGCAGCCGGGCGGCGCCCCAATTGAGGCGTGGCGACGGCGCATTCTGGCGGCCGTGCTGCTTGGCTGTTGTGTGTTTGGGGGCCTGGCCTACGCGGTGGGCGGTTCCATTGCCTGGGCGTCTGGCCAGCGCGGCGTGGTGGTGTTCGACACCACCATCTACACGGGTCTGCTCATCATCACGTTGCGTCGCTCACTGCCCTATGCGGTGCGCGCCGGTGTGGTGACCGTGCTGCCGCTGCTGCTCGGCGTGTACTTCCTCTGGAACTTCGGCTTCATGGCGGCCGGCTTTCCCTGGCTGCTGGCCTTCCCCGTCATTGCGTCGGTGTTGTTCGGGGTGAACACCAGCATTCGCGCCCTCGCCATTACGGCCATAGTACTCGTCGGCATCGGGCTCATGATTCCCACCGGTCGCCTGCCGTGGACTGCAGACCTGCCGTCGCCCGGTCTCATGTGGGCGGTCAGTGCGAGCAGTGTCTTCACCATCGACCTGCTGCTGGCGCTGTCGGTGGGCTACCTGTTCGAAGGCCTGGGCAACGAAGTCGTGGCACGACGCGCCGCCGAACTTGAGTCGGATCGTCGGCAGCGCCTGGCGGCCCTTGGCACCATTACCGGTGGCATCGCGCACGACTTCAACAATCTGCTGCAGCCCATCGTGGCCGACACGGAACACGCGCAGCGATTGGTCGCGGAGGGCGGCGATCCGCGTCCCCTGCTGGAGGACATTCTGCACACGAGTGAACGCGCGCGCATGCTCGTGCGACGCATTCTGTCGTTTGCCAAGCCGCCCCAGGGTGTGCGCGACGTGCTGGAGATGGGCGCGCTGGTCGCCGAATCGGAGCGTCTGCTGCCGGCGCTGCTGCCCGCGAACGTCTCACTCGATGTGCAGATTGATGCACCGGTGCACGTGGCGGCCGAAGCGAGCGAGCTCCAGCAGGTGCTGCTCAATCTCGTGAACAACGCGGCACAGGCCATGCCGAACGGTGGGGTGGTGCAGCTCCGCGTGGATGAAGCCGCACCGGATCGCCTGGCCGGCACCCCGCTCGACGGCATGCCGCGCATTGCGCGATTGACCGTCATCGACACGGGTGTGGGCATGGACCGCGCCACCTTGGCGCGCATTTTTGAGCCGTTCTACACCACCAAGGGCCCGCAGCGTGGCTCGGGGCTGGGACTTTCCACGGTGCACGCGACCATCACCGCGCTGGGTGGTGTGGTGCGCGCCCACAGCACGCCGGGCCGCGGCACACGCATGGAGGTGCTGCTTCCGGCGCTGCCTGCACCAGATGAACGCGCAGCCCATGGCGTCGTATCCAGCTTCCTCGAGGCGACCGGCATGGGCCGCGACCATCAGGCCGTGCCCCGCCTCGTCTTTGTGGTGGACGATGAACCGGCGGTGTTGCGCGGCACCGCGCGCCTGCTCGAACGTTCAGGATTCGACGTGCGGGCGTTCGGTTCACCGACCGACGTGGAGCCGGCACTCGTTGCCGCGCGGCCGGCGCTGGTGCTGACCGACCTCGCCATGCCGGACCTCAACGGCTGGCAGGTGGCGGCGACCGTGGACCGGATGGCGCCCGGTGTGCCCGTCATTGTCATGACGGGCCACATGGACACGCATGTGGAAGATCTGCGCCAGCATGCCGGCGTCAGTGCGCTCCTGCCCAAGCCCTTCACCAGCGCCGAACTGGATCGGGTGGTGCGCCAACATCTTCGGCAGGGCGAACCCTGA
- a CDS encoding TetR/AcrR family transcriptional regulator → MLKFLAKRTLLVMAYPRRIEPAAILDFSLQIIDEKGFAGLSARALADRLGVKAASLYRHMATFDQLKFRLAELAATQLGEQLQLSLDRLPNGSPPARLAALAWAFVLWAEQFPGRYDALAAEPNSGPGMQALRALIASAVSQLIGPDGGRDGGRDGGRDGGPDAVAASHPLLATHAVLAFLHGHVMLGRCGLGTPYAGPDGFERGLVALLRGL, encoded by the coding sequence TTGCTGAAATTTCTTGCAAAGCGTACATTGTTAGTTATGGCCTATCCTCGGCGAATCGAACCGGCGGCAATCCTGGATTTCTCGCTGCAAATTATTGATGAGAAAGGGTTTGCCGGATTATCCGCGAGAGCGTTGGCCGATCGGCTGGGAGTGAAGGCGGCATCGCTGTACCGCCACATGGCTACGTTCGACCAGCTCAAATTTCGGCTGGCAGAACTGGCTGCCACGCAGCTTGGCGAACAGTTGCAGCTTTCCCTGGATCGCCTACCCAACGGCTCACCCCCAGCCCGCCTCGCGGCACTGGCCTGGGCCTTTGTCTTGTGGGCCGAGCAGTTTCCGGGACGCTACGACGCTCTGGCGGCAGAGCCGAACTCGGGACCCGGTATGCAGGCGCTTCGCGCCCTGATTGCCAGTGCAGTCAGTCAATTGATCGGCCCTGACGGCGGCCGTGACGGCGGCCGTGACGGTGGCCGTGACGGCGGACCTGACGCCGTGGCCGCGTCACACCCTCTACTGGCGACGCACGCGGTGCTGGCCTTTCTGCACGGACACGTCATGCTCGGGCGCTGCGGTCTGGGGACGCCGTACGCGGGTCCGGATGGCTTCGAGCGTGGCCTGGTCGCGCTACTCCGCGGGCTGTAG
- a CDS encoding DUF305 domain-containing protein, which yields MTPTFRSGRPARLLVALLPLLVAACATSGGAGTRATANDPRFQMGDAAAVARARADSLRYPYTKADIDFMTGMIHHHAQAIYISRWAESHGASAEVQRLTARIINAQADEITLMQTWLKDRLQPVPVVDSTGQVTMPGGGGHDAHAHAGHDMSAMGGAMMPGMLTDAQLKQLDAARGDEYDRLFLTFMILHHRGAVTMVKQLFTSDGAGQDETVFKFANDVEVDQSTEIKRMFTMMLARGWVPPQ from the coding sequence ATGACACCGACTTTTCGTAGTGGTCGGCCGGCGCGTTTGCTGGTCGCGCTGCTCCCGCTGCTGGTGGCCGCCTGCGCGACCTCCGGTGGCGCCGGTACACGCGCGACAGCCAACGACCCCCGCTTCCAGATGGGCGATGCGGCTGCGGTGGCCCGCGCCCGGGCTGACAGCCTGCGCTATCCCTACACCAAGGCCGACATCGATTTCATGACCGGCATGATTCACCATCATGCGCAGGCCATCTACATCTCGCGCTGGGCCGAGAGCCATGGGGCGAGCGCGGAAGTGCAGCGTCTGACGGCGCGCATCATCAATGCGCAGGCTGACGAAATCACGCTCATGCAGACCTGGCTCAAGGATCGCCTGCAGCCAGTGCCGGTGGTGGACAGCACGGGGCAGGTCACGATGCCCGGCGGTGGCGGACATGATGCGCACGCGCATGCCGGTCACGACATGAGCGCCATGGGTGGTGCCATGATGCCAGGCATGCTCACTGACGCACAGCTCAAGCAGCTCGACGCGGCACGCGGTGACGAGTACGACCGACTCTTCCTCACGTTCATGATCCTGCATCACCGTGGTGCCGTCACGATGGTGAAGCAGCTCTTCACCTCCGACGGGGCAGGGCAGGACGAAACGGTGTTCAAGTTCGCCAACGACGTGGAAGTCGATCAGAGCACCGAGATCAAGCGCATGTTCACCATGATGCTCGCGCGCGGCTGGGTGCCGCCGCAGTAA
- a CDS encoding ferritin: MLISATLAQALNAQVGNEFGASLQYYAIGAHFHRQHLAQLAKLFFKQADEEREHAQKILHYIVETGGELRLPAVKEPVHTFATAEDALQAALNWEVEVTGQIKRLMDLAASESDYLAQNFLQWFVDEQLEEVTKMQRLLGVVRMAGERNLLSVEAYLVHGGD; this comes from the coding sequence ATGCTGATCAGTGCCACGCTGGCCCAGGCTCTCAATGCCCAGGTGGGCAACGAATTCGGTGCCAGTCTCCAGTATTACGCCATCGGCGCGCACTTCCATCGCCAACATCTCGCGCAGCTGGCCAAGCTGTTCTTCAAGCAGGCCGACGAGGAGCGCGAACACGCGCAGAAGATCCTGCACTACATCGTGGAAACGGGTGGTGAACTGCGCTTGCCCGCCGTGAAGGAACCGGTGCACACGTTTGCCACGGCCGAAGATGCGCTGCAGGCCGCGCTCAATTGGGAAGTGGAAGTCACTGGACAGATCAAACGCCTCATGGATCTGGCGGCGAGCGAAAGCGACTACCTCGCCCAGAACTTCCTGCAGTGGTTCGTGGACGAGCAGCTCGAGGAAGTCACCAAGATGCAGCGTCTGCTCGGTGTGGTGCGCATGGCCGGTGAACGCAACCTGCTGTCCGTTGAGGCCTACCTCGTGCACGGCGGCGACTGA
- a CDS encoding LVIVD repeat-containing protein, producing MSQYTTRAALAAALFALSACASGKKPDQAPSPASDPRNSLKAGLFDAAEYSSNLKVLAKAVSPKGFLGITNSDLAFTGKYVIQGNYNGPVVWDISNPAKPELVVAYECPASQNDVSVYKNLMFMSAEAQNGRIDCKPGGVREAVSKDRMRGVRVFDISNIKEPKLVANVQTCRGSHTHTVLEDPKDRENVYIYVSGSAGIRPNTELAGCAGDVAADDPNSSRLRIEIIKVPLADPSKAAVVGRANIFAGLKEPPRHGLSDADKAAQAQQLETARRNGGFIARNPQSGADMLVPFQIVRPLMDSVVRARGASTPNAADSAAVRALLQPAVNRMFANAPAGGNASTGSVSERSQCHDITVYPALGLAGGACEGHGLLLDISNPVNPVRLDAVADSNFAYWHSATFNNDGTQMLFSDEWGGGSAPKCRAGDKMEWGANAIFDIVDKKLKFRSYYKIPTYQTSNENCVAHNGSLIPIPGRDVMVQAWYQGGISVFDWTDPAKPFEIASFDRGPVDSTRMVSGGSWSVYWYNGKIVSSEIARGLDVAELVPSQYVTQNEIDAANTVKWDQLNAQGQPKIVWPPSFPLAKAYTDQLERKGCAAAAVGTLRSQIAAAEKANGAARNTALQAAVSAAEGARGCDSKKVDLLKKALQDLQGAMM from the coding sequence ATGTCCCAGTACACCACCCGCGCCGCCCTGGCGGCCGCGCTCTTCGCGCTCAGCGCCTGCGCCTCGGGCAAGAAGCCTGATCAGGCGCCATCGCCGGCCTCCGATCCCCGCAACAGCCTCAAGGCCGGGTTGTTCGACGCGGCGGAGTATTCGTCGAATCTCAAGGTGCTGGCCAAGGCCGTGTCGCCCAAGGGCTTCCTCGGCATCACCAACTCCGATCTGGCCTTCACGGGCAAGTACGTCATTCAAGGCAACTACAACGGCCCGGTGGTGTGGGACATCAGCAATCCGGCCAAGCCGGAGCTGGTGGTGGCCTACGAGTGCCCCGCGTCGCAGAACGACGTGTCGGTGTACAAGAACCTCATGTTCATGTCGGCCGAGGCGCAGAACGGCCGCATCGACTGCAAGCCGGGCGGTGTGCGGGAAGCGGTGAGCAAGGACCGCATGCGTGGCGTGCGTGTCTTCGACATCAGCAATATCAAGGAACCGAAGCTGGTGGCGAACGTGCAGACCTGCCGCGGGTCGCACACGCACACGGTGCTCGAAGATCCGAAGGACCGCGAGAACGTTTACATCTACGTGTCGGGTTCGGCGGGCATCCGCCCGAACACCGAACTCGCTGGCTGCGCCGGCGATGTGGCGGCCGACGATCCCAACTCGTCGCGCCTGCGCATCGAGATCATCAAGGTGCCCCTCGCCGATCCGAGCAAGGCCGCGGTGGTGGGACGGGCCAACATCTTTGCCGGTCTCAAGGAGCCGCCGCGTCACGGCCTCTCGGATGCCGACAAGGCCGCGCAGGCCCAGCAGCTCGAAACCGCGCGTCGCAACGGCGGCTTCATTGCCCGCAACCCGCAGAGCGGCGCCGACATGCTGGTGCCCTTCCAGATCGTGCGTCCGCTCATGGACAGCGTGGTGCGCGCGCGTGGCGCCAGCACGCCGAATGCGGCCGACAGCGCGGCCGTGCGTGCGTTGCTGCAGCCGGCGGTGAATCGCATGTTCGCCAACGCGCCGGCCGGCGGCAACGCGTCCACGGGCAGCGTGAGTGAGCGCTCGCAGTGCCACGACATCACGGTGTATCCGGCGCTGGGTCTGGCCGGTGGTGCGTGCGAAGGCCATGGTCTCTTGCTCGACATCAGCAACCCGGTGAACCCGGTGCGCCTCGATGCCGTGGCCGACTCCAACTTCGCCTACTGGCACTCGGCCACGTTCAACAACGATGGCACGCAGATGCTGTTCAGCGACGAATGGGGTGGTGGCTCGGCGCCCAAGTGCCGCGCCGGCGACAAGATGGAGTGGGGTGCGAACGCCATCTTCGACATCGTCGACAAGAAGCTCAAGTTCCGCAGCTACTACAAGATTCCCACGTACCAGACGTCCAACGAGAATTGCGTGGCGCACAACGGCTCGCTGATTCCGATTCCGGGTCGTGACGTGATGGTGCAGGCCTGGTATCAGGGCGGCATCTCGGTGTTTGATTGGACGGATCCGGCCAAGCCGTTCGAGATCGCGAGCTTTGACCGTGGTCCGGTGGACAGCACGCGCATGGTGTCAGGCGGTTCGTGGTCGGTGTACTGGTACAATGGCAAGATCGTGAGCTCGGAGATCGCGCGCGGTCTCGACGTGGCGGAACTCGTGCCCAGCCAGTACGTGACGCAGAACGAAATCGACGCCGCCAACACGGTGAAGTGGGACCAGCTCAACGCGCAGGGGCAGCCCAAGATCGTGTGGCCGCCCAGCTTCCCGCTGGCCAAGGCCTACACCGATCAGCTCGAGCGCAAGGGTTGCGCGGCGGCTGCGGTGGGCACGCTGCGTTCGCAGATTGCGGCGGCTGAGAAGGCCAACGGCGCGGCGCGCAACACGGCGCTGCAGGCGGCAGTGAGCGCGGCGGAAGGCGCGCGCGGCTGCGACAGCAAGAAAGTGGATCTGCTCAAGAAGGCGCTGCAGGATCTGCAGGGCGCGATGATGTAA
- a CDS encoding BTAD domain-containing putative transcriptional regulator — translation MQHARLPLRQHSDSRYVERIVGQPHDCTLEVTRFQSYTRDMLRLNLLGGLSLEDTTGAMQPVQQRKALALLAVIAMAPHAGITREKLLGYFWPDAPEAKGKNALRQRLFALRRELGLADLVLGTQELRLNPDRIAVDVWEFQRELEQGAIDRALQLYVGPFLDGVYFLEMPELERWVDDTRTGLLHQARSAVRRSAMSAAQQGQTAAALWFWQHAVALDPTATDLMVEVLRAHAAVNDVPGAIVRFRHYQERMQRELELPPDPMVVQVFEEIRSSQPRTIPSERPTATTVVSASDPEPEADVPITAHASPVKRAVLRRRGVLWFGIPILAICGAFVVQRRGVVALPQTTATRVLVSDFTEGGAGGTPASLAMQFQGEVARTLARSGAGDILDARLLLSADQRELGLIPAAKALGARFVVNGSLSRSGDSVTAKAAVLDGYDGTIIAVLPPSRQPSSSIDSLAHEVANRIAGSLAMLQDPLYLNSTGPLADPPNLTAYREYMSGIGLASLNDFRGATTRFLTAYRADTTFAHAALWALEGDVADSTRVSIKSSLATRRLDMAPIDRARFDFRIAYDDRRLNEAFQAAQEMVSLAPNSNHALHTLVLMALESRRVDEAAAIMRRVDTDSPRGNHWASFFELGATVFEVAGDLDNALRFASASMRVLPDPFMCGNVLRVHVIAGRRSRALRDAHTCVQLGARDTALARLDVHHNLARALALTGEHRVADSLLESSVSIAEAAAARGALGPRRLAEVYADGGRFADAVRLYTQQLAVSPDALVPAQAAIAAIAAMKAGDSVRYRQFTALVHGSPRPRPRHLYTAHLAMAAGLPDSALASLARFANDGGLVIRQLHGEPRFAPIRNRPEWRALFTPISDR, via the coding sequence GTGCAGCATGCGAGACTCCCGTTACGCCAGCATTCCGATTCGCGTTATGTGGAGCGCATTGTTGGCCAACCGCACGATTGCACTCTTGAAGTCACCCGATTTCAGTCCTACACTCGCGACATGTTGAGATTGAACCTGCTCGGTGGATTGAGCCTCGAAGACACGACTGGGGCCATGCAACCTGTCCAGCAACGCAAGGCGTTGGCGCTGTTGGCGGTAATTGCCATGGCCCCTCACGCGGGCATCACGCGCGAGAAATTGCTGGGCTACTTCTGGCCTGATGCACCAGAAGCGAAAGGCAAGAATGCCCTGAGGCAGCGGTTGTTTGCTCTACGCCGAGAACTTGGACTCGCGGACCTCGTGCTGGGCACCCAGGAACTCCGGCTCAATCCTGATCGGATCGCCGTCGATGTTTGGGAGTTTCAACGCGAACTGGAGCAGGGAGCGATAGACCGGGCTCTGCAACTGTACGTCGGACCGTTTCTGGATGGCGTGTACTTCCTCGAAATGCCTGAGCTGGAGCGATGGGTAGATGACACGCGGACCGGTTTGCTCCATCAGGCCAGAAGCGCGGTTCGCCGTTCGGCAATGTCCGCAGCTCAGCAGGGCCAAACCGCCGCCGCGCTCTGGTTTTGGCAACACGCGGTGGCCTTGGACCCCACCGCAACCGACCTCATGGTCGAGGTGCTCCGGGCCCATGCCGCGGTGAACGACGTGCCAGGTGCCATCGTCCGGTTCCGACACTATCAGGAGCGGATGCAGCGGGAGCTTGAGCTCCCACCCGATCCGATGGTAGTACAGGTATTCGAGGAGATTCGGTCGTCACAGCCGCGGACCATCCCCTCTGAGAGGCCCACGGCGACGACAGTCGTTTCCGCTTCCGATCCTGAGCCGGAAGCCGACGTGCCGATTACTGCCCACGCATCACCCGTAAAAAGGGCTGTGCTACGGCGACGGGGCGTTCTCTGGTTTGGCATACCAATATTGGCGATCTGTGGCGCGTTCGTTGTGCAGCGCCGTGGAGTAGTGGCTCTCCCGCAGACCACCGCCACCCGCGTGCTCGTCAGCGACTTCACCGAGGGTGGCGCAGGAGGGACACCAGCAAGCCTGGCAATGCAGTTTCAAGGCGAGGTGGCGCGAACGCTCGCGCGCAGCGGCGCCGGTGACATCCTCGATGCTCGCCTGCTACTGTCTGCTGATCAACGTGAACTGGGTTTGATCCCGGCCGCAAAGGCACTAGGCGCGCGCTTTGTGGTCAATGGGTCCCTATCCCGTTCGGGCGACAGTGTCACGGCAAAGGCCGCGGTGCTCGACGGATACGATGGGACGATCATCGCAGTGCTGCCGCCCTCGCGGCAGCCGAGCAGCAGCATTGATTCGCTCGCGCATGAGGTGGCCAATCGCATCGCCGGTTCGCTGGCCATGTTGCAGGATCCGCTGTACCTCAACTCGACCGGGCCGCTGGCCGATCCACCCAATCTGACGGCATACCGTGAATACATGTCGGGCATTGGACTGGCCAGCCTGAATGACTTTCGCGGAGCAACGACGCGCTTCCTGACGGCGTACCGAGCAGACACGACGTTCGCGCACGCTGCGTTGTGGGCGCTCGAGGGCGATGTAGCGGACAGCACGCGGGTCTCGATCAAGTCGTCACTCGCAACCAGGCGTCTCGACATGGCGCCGATTGACCGGGCGCGTTTCGACTTTCGGATTGCCTACGACGATCGACGTTTGAATGAGGCGTTTCAGGCCGCTCAAGAGATGGTAAGTCTTGCGCCGAACTCCAATCATGCTTTGCACACGCTTGTTCTCATGGCACTCGAGTCGCGACGCGTCGATGAGGCCGCAGCAATCATGCGGCGTGTCGACACCGACTCGCCACGCGGCAACCACTGGGCATCATTCTTCGAGCTGGGAGCAACGGTCTTTGAGGTCGCCGGAGACCTCGACAACGCCCTGCGCTTTGCCTCCGCCTCAATGCGCGTACTCCCCGATCCCTTCATGTGTGGCAACGTCCTGCGCGTTCATGTGATCGCGGGACGTCGTTCCCGCGCTCTGCGCGACGCACACACCTGCGTACAACTTGGCGCACGCGACACTGCGCTCGCTCGCCTGGATGTCCATCACAACCTCGCGCGGGCGTTGGCCCTGACCGGTGAGCACAGAGTGGCCGACTCACTGCTTGAGAGTTCGGTAAGCATCGCTGAAGCCGCAGCTGCCCGCGGCGCTCTGGGGCCCCGTCGACTGGCCGAAGTGTATGCCGACGGCGGCCGTTTCGCCGACGCGGTGCGGCTGTACACTCAACAACTTGCAGTCTCGCCCGATGCACTGGTTCCCGCGCAGGCGGCGATTGCCGCCATCGCGGCCATGAAGGCCGGCGACAGTGTGCGCTACCGTCAGTTCACGGCGCTTGTTCATGGCTCCCCTCGCCCAAGACCACGTCACCTCTACACCGCGCACCTTGCCATGGCCGCTGGACTTCCCGACTCGGCACTTGCGTCACTGGCCCGATTCGCAAATGACGGCGGCTTGGTCATTCGTCAGCTGCATGGTGAGCCGCGTTTTGCGCCGATTAGAAACCGACCGGAATGGCGGGCGCTTTTCACGCCGATCTCCGACCGGTAA
- a CDS encoding M23 family metallopeptidase: MLSSMRIPWGPLSGPWRQLLPGGAVLIGLGQPASVPAQPRPATACHFASLQLTPETAVAGTLVRLAWPRNALPDTATQATLAGERLHLRPVGDSVVALAAVPIDSSQGITLSLTCRAAGGALFQDSLRLRTSAGTYRLERLRVAPRFGAQPDSALAARQAAEAARAAAVSRAAHDTPRLFDRPFRAPRPSRVTSGFGSGRQFNGTVTSRHMGTDYAGATGAPVYAANRGVVRLVDRFYLGGNVVYVDHGEGLVTAYLHLSRARVAEGDTVARGQRLGDVGATGRVTGPHLHFIARFGQITVDPKSLIGRGAR, from the coding sequence ATGCTCAGCTCAATGCGCATCCCGTGGGGTCCCTTGTCTGGCCCGTGGCGGCAGCTGCTGCCGGGAGGTGCCGTGCTCATCGGCCTGGGCCAGCCCGCATCGGTCCCGGCGCAGCCGCGTCCGGCCACGGCCTGTCACTTCGCCTCCCTGCAGCTCACGCCGGAGACGGCGGTGGCCGGCACGCTCGTTCGGCTCGCCTGGCCACGGAACGCCCTGCCGGACACCGCCACTCAAGCCACACTGGCCGGTGAGCGCCTGCACCTGCGGCCTGTTGGCGACTCGGTCGTCGCACTCGCCGCGGTCCCGATTGACTCGTCGCAGGGCATCACGCTCTCACTCACCTGCCGAGCCGCCGGCGGAGCGTTGTTCCAGGATAGCCTGCGCCTTCGCACGAGCGCCGGCACCTATCGCCTGGAGCGACTGCGGGTGGCGCCGCGTTTTGGTGCACAGCCCGACTCGGCGCTTGCGGCGCGACAGGCTGCAGAGGCGGCGCGTGCTGCGGCGGTATCGCGTGCGGCCCACGATACCCCGCGTCTGTTTGACAGGCCGTTTCGCGCACCGCGCCCTTCACGCGTTACCAGTGGCTTTGGCAGCGGCCGACAGTTCAATGGCACCGTCACCAGTCGCCACATGGGCACCGACTACGCCGGCGCCACGGGCGCGCCGGTGTACGCCGCCAACCGTGGGGTCGTGCGCCTCGTCGACCGCTTCTACCTGGGCGGCAACGTGGTCTACGTCGATCACGGCGAGGGGCTGGTAACGGCCTACCTGCACCTCAGCCGCGCCCGCGTGGCCGAAGGCGACACGGTCGCGCGGGGGCAACGCCTTGGAGATGTCGGCGCGACCGGCCGCGTGACCGGCCCGCACCTGCATTTCATCGCACGCTTTGGACAGATCACGGTAGATCCGAAGTCATTGATAGGGCGCGGCGCTCGCTGA
- a CDS encoding DUF1289 domain-containing protein, translated as MSVGPTSASVTEFPVESPCIKVCRLDGAQRCFGCGRSLDEIAGWSRMSADQRRAVNERLGFRGHGVNR; from the coding sequence ATGTCCGTCGGCCCAACCTCCGCCTCAGTGACCGAGTTCCCGGTCGAATCGCCGTGCATCAAGGTCTGCCGGTTGGATGGCGCCCAGCGTTGCTTCGGCTGCGGGCGCAGCCTCGACGAGATTGCGGGTTGGAGTCGCATGTCGGCGGATCAGCGCCGCGCCGTGAATGAGAGGCTGGGATTTCGCGGACACGGGGTGAATCGCTAG